One Candidatus Hydrogenedentota bacterium DNA segment encodes these proteins:
- the thiC gene encoding phosphomethylpyrimidine synthase ThiC yields MAVSPTDYQVFAEGQEEARITRKPFPNSKKIYVEGSDPSIRVPMREITLSPTQAGRNNGVAGINPPVTVYDTSGPYSDPEIDIDVRKGLDPVRLKWILERGDVEELPSITSLYGLKREQDPALENLRFHRSRKPLRAKAGQCVTQMHYARRGIITPEMEYIAIRENERHELALEMLKEQHPGQNWGANTPKAITPEFVRDEVARGRAIIPANINHPELEPMIIGRNFLVKINANIGNSAVTSSIEEEVEKMVWSIRWGTDTVMDLSTGKNIHETREWILRNSPVPIGTVPIYQALEKVGGVPEDLTWDLFRDTLIEQAEQGVDYFTIHAGVLLRFVPLTARRMTGIVSRGGSIMAKWCLAHHKENFLYTHWDDICDIMAAYDISFSIGDGLRPGSLYDANDEAQFGELKVQGELTQRAWAKDVQVMNEGPGHVPMHMIKENMEKQLEWCGEAPFYTLGPLTTDIAPGYDHITSGIGAAMIGWYGTAMLCYVTPKEHLGLPNKDDVREGVVTYKIAAHAADLAKGHPGAQIRDNALSKARFEFRWEDQFNLSLDPEKAKSFHDETLPAEGAKIAHFCSMCGPKFCSMEITQQVRDYAAKLGLADETAAIEEGMQSKAAEFKEKGGEIYA; encoded by the coding sequence GCGGGCATCAACCCGCCCGTGACGGTCTATGACACCTCCGGGCCCTACTCCGATCCCGAGATCGACATCGACGTCCGCAAGGGCCTCGACCCCGTTCGCCTGAAGTGGATCCTGGAGCGCGGCGATGTGGAGGAGTTGCCCTCCATCACGAGCCTCTACGGCCTGAAGCGCGAACAGGACCCCGCGCTGGAGAACCTGCGCTTCCATCGCTCGCGCAAGCCGCTGCGGGCGAAGGCGGGCCAGTGCGTCACCCAGATGCACTATGCCCGGCGCGGCATCATCACGCCGGAGATGGAATACATCGCGATTCGCGAGAACGAGCGCCACGAGCTGGCGCTGGAGATGCTCAAGGAGCAGCACCCCGGCCAGAACTGGGGCGCGAACACGCCCAAGGCCATCACGCCGGAATTCGTGCGCGATGAAGTGGCCCGGGGCCGCGCCATCATCCCCGCGAACATCAACCACCCCGAGCTGGAACCCATGATCATCGGGCGCAATTTCCTGGTGAAGATCAACGCGAATATCGGCAACTCCGCCGTCACCAGCTCCATCGAAGAAGAGGTGGAGAAGATGGTGTGGTCCATCCGCTGGGGCACGGACACCGTGATGGACCTGAGCACCGGCAAGAACATCCACGAGACCCGGGAATGGATCCTGCGCAATTCGCCCGTGCCCATTGGCACCGTGCCGATCTACCAGGCCCTGGAGAAGGTTGGGGGCGTGCCGGAAGATCTCACGTGGGACCTCTTCCGCGACACGCTCATCGAGCAGGCGGAGCAGGGCGTGGACTACTTCACGATCCACGCCGGCGTGCTGCTGCGCTTCGTGCCACTCACCGCCAGGCGCATGACGGGCATCGTAAGCCGCGGTGGATCCATCATGGCAAAGTGGTGCCTGGCCCACCACAAGGAAAACTTCCTCTACACCCACTGGGACGACATCTGCGACATCATGGCGGCCTACGACATCAGCTTCTCCATTGGCGACGGACTCCGTCCGGGTTCGCTCTATGACGCGAACGACGAAGCTCAGTTTGGCGAGCTCAAGGTGCAGGGCGAATTGACACAGCGCGCCTGGGCGAAGGATGTGCAGGTGATGAACGAAGGCCCCGGCCACGTCCCCATGCACATGATCAAGGAAAACATGGAAAAGCAGTTGGAGTGGTGCGGCGAAGCGCCTTTCTACACCCTCGGACCGCTTACCACCGATATCGCGCCGGGCTACGACCACATCACCTCCGGCATTGGCGCAGCCATGATCGGCTGGTACGGCACCGCCATGCTCTGCTACGTCACGCCGAAGGAACACCTCGGCCTGCCGAACAAAGACGACGTCCGCGAGGGCGTGGTGACCTACAAGATCGCCGCCCACGCCGCCGACCTGGCCAAGGGCCACCCCGGCGCGCAAATTCGCGACAATGCCCTGAGCAAGGCCCGCTTCGAGTTCCGCTGGGAGGACCAGTTCAACCTGTCGCTGGACCCGGAGAAGGCCAAGAGCTTCCACGACGAAACCCTGCCCGCCGAAGGCGCGAAAATCGCTCACTTCTGCTCCATGTGCGGACCCAAGTTCTGCTCCATGGAGATTACCCAGCAGGTGCGTGATTACGCCGCCAAACTCGGCCTGGCGGACGAGACGGCGGCCATTGAAGAAGGCATGCAGTCCAAGGCGGCGGAGTTCAAGGAAAAGGGCGGCGAGATTTACGCGTAA
- a CDS encoding glycosyltransferase — protein MNAPRLNISPFLAEHMAYAKFARRPVRVLILESHYWIDQACASAAERLGWQVAKAQVTMQGHMSRELLQGFFQTLVEVRPDFILSINLSGMDVDGMLARFFADLKVPHATWFVDDPRTILMGRSDFASDYAVALTWEAAYSDYLSKCGFAAVKTLPLALDESVFLIPSAAESSHPPAFVAHSMVDYAEREWEAVRARPALLAAVNQAFAEERVNRTFFAAGVEAVLGPHAASFDAEDLRRAELVFFIEGTRRLRRDLVQALAPEGLVVRGDEDWRAVTMNWGPGLGYNEELAPFYRDCRVNLNSTSIQMTSAVNQRVFDCPGAGGFLLTDNQASLAELFDVESEVAVYNTLEEAREQLRWFAGRPEARKEIVARARKRILGEHTYRHRLEEIAGLLKGIYGE, from the coding sequence ATGAACGCACCGCGCCTGAACATCTCCCCCTTTCTCGCCGAGCACATGGCCTATGCCAAATTTGCCCGGCGGCCCGTACGGGTACTGATTCTGGAGAGCCACTACTGGATCGACCAGGCCTGCGCTTCGGCGGCGGAGCGACTCGGGTGGCAGGTGGCAAAGGCGCAGGTCACGATGCAGGGGCATATGTCGCGTGAGCTGCTTCAGGGCTTCTTTCAAACGCTCGTGGAAGTGCGTCCCGATTTCATTCTCTCCATCAACCTCAGCGGCATGGATGTCGATGGTATGCTGGCGCGCTTTTTTGCGGACCTTAAGGTGCCGCACGCCACCTGGTTTGTGGATGATCCGCGGACCATCCTGATGGGCCGTTCGGATTTTGCGTCGGACTATGCCGTGGCGCTGACCTGGGAGGCCGCGTATAGCGACTATCTGTCGAAGTGTGGCTTTGCCGCCGTAAAGACCCTGCCCCTGGCGCTGGACGAGAGCGTGTTTCTGATTCCGTCGGCAGCGGAGTCGAGTCATCCCCCGGCTTTTGTCGCCCATTCCATGGTGGACTACGCGGAACGCGAGTGGGAGGCGGTGCGGGCGCGTCCCGCCCTTCTGGCTGCGGTAAATCAGGCCTTCGCTGAGGAGCGGGTGAATCGCACGTTTTTTGCCGCGGGTGTGGAGGCTGTGCTGGGCCCTCATGCGGCGTCTTTTGACGCGGAAGACCTGCGTCGCGCGGAACTGGTGTTCTTCATCGAAGGGACCCGCCGACTTCGGAGAGACTTGGTACAGGCACTTGCTCCCGAGGGCCTGGTGGTGCGCGGTGACGAGGATTGGCGGGCCGTCACGATGAACTGGGGTCCGGGACTTGGCTACAACGAGGAGCTGGCCCCCTTCTATCGCGACTGCAGGGTCAATCTGAATTCCACGAGCATCCAGATGACCTCGGCAGTCAATCAGCGCGTCTTTGACTGTCCTGGTGCCGGTGGGTTCCTGCTGACCGACAATCAGGCGTCACTGGCGGAGCTGTTTGATGTGGAAAGCGAGGTGGCGGTGTACAACACGCTGGAGGAGGCCCGGGAGCAGTTGCGATGGTTTGCCGGGCGGCCCGAGGCGCGAAAAGAGATTGTGGCGCGGGCGAGAAAGCGGATTCTCGGGGAGCATACGTACCGGCATCGGCTGGAGGAGATAGCGGGCTTGCTTAAGGGCATCTATGGGGAGTAA
- a CDS encoding alpha/beta hydrolase encodes MILLLAKLIYLALIALVLFSAGLYFAQGKIIFLGTREVERDPGDAGLDFEEIRLPVSGYETHAWYVPLQNHRGVVLFSHGNAGNLSGRLESIGLLRSMGFSVLAYDYGGYGYSTGTPSETRCYADIRAMWNYLVTAKHIPEKEIVLFGRSLGAAPTAELAQSVTPGAVVLESAFLSVPDVAKKMAIVGRLTWLIRHRFENKNKMAKFTSPLLVIHSPDDEVIPFEHGQRLFELAPEPKTFLEIRGDHNLGFVISESVYRPGWEAFLASAGFPAAKS; translated from the coding sequence ATGATTCTCCTGCTCGCAAAGCTGATTTACCTTGCGCTCATTGCCCTGGTGCTGTTCAGCGCTGGACTGTACTTCGCCCAGGGGAAAATCATCTTCCTCGGCACGCGCGAGGTGGAGCGCGACCCCGGCGATGCGGGACTGGATTTTGAAGAGATCCGGCTGCCGGTGTCGGGCTATGAGACCCACGCCTGGTACGTCCCACTGCAGAATCATCGGGGGGTGGTTCTTTTTTCTCATGGCAACGCGGGCAATCTCTCCGGGCGACTCGAATCCATCGGCCTCCTTCGCAGCATGGGATTTTCTGTACTCGCCTACGACTACGGCGGCTATGGTTACAGCACCGGCACCCCGTCTGAAACTCGTTGCTATGCCGATATCCGGGCCATGTGGAACTATCTCGTCACAGCTAAACACATTCCCGAAAAAGAGATAGTGCTCTTCGGCCGATCACTCGGAGCCGCGCCTACGGCGGAATTGGCCCAGTCCGTCACGCCCGGCGCCGTCGTCCTCGAAAGCGCCTTTCTCTCTGTGCCCGATGTGGCAAAGAAGATGGCCATAGTCGGTCGCCTCACCTGGCTCATTCGCCATCGCTTTGAAAACAAAAACAAGATGGCGAAGTTCACCAGCCCCCTGTTGGTCATTCACAGCCCGGATGACGAGGTCATCCCGTTTGAGCATGGTCAACGCCTGTTTGAGCTGGCCCCTGAGCCCAAGACCTTTCTCGAAATCAGGGGCGACCACAATCTGGGCTTCGTCATATCAGAGTCCGTGTATCGACCGGGATGGGAAGCTTTCCTGGCCAGCGCGGGATTCCCGGCGGCGAAGAGCTAA
- the serB gene encoding phosphoserine phosphatase SerB has product MHEIFLISVNGVDRPGVTHSLSTILAAYDVTILDIGQAVIHKMLSLGMLVRVPEAAHSSPILKDLLFKAHELGIHIQFDPISPEEYEHWVKQQGKARHIITLLGERLEASHIAAVTEVLAAHGLNIDIIHRLSGRIPLEVQAETPYACVEMSVRGIADDADALRARFLELSHDTGIDIAFQADDLYRRHRRLVAFDMDSTLIQTEVIDELARAAGVGEEVSAITESAMRGEMDFKESLRKRLALLKGLDVSVMAEIAERLPLSDGAERLLKMLNQLGYKTAIISGGFTYFGEYLQKKLGVDYVFANELEIVDGKLTGGVVGAIVDGEKKAECLQALAAREGISLRQVVAVGDGANDLPMLRLAGLGIAFRAKPLVVQSAKHALSTVGLDGILYLIGVRDREATTMDN; this is encoded by the coding sequence ATGCACGAAATATTCCTGATCAGCGTCAACGGCGTGGATCGTCCCGGCGTAACCCATTCCCTCAGCACCATTCTCGCGGCCTATGACGTGACCATCCTCGACATTGGCCAGGCGGTCATCCACAAGATGCTCTCCCTGGGTATGCTCGTGCGCGTTCCGGAGGCGGCCCATTCGTCACCCATTCTCAAGGATCTTCTCTTCAAGGCCCATGAGCTGGGCATTCACATTCAGTTCGACCCTATCTCCCCCGAGGAATACGAACACTGGGTCAAGCAGCAGGGCAAGGCGCGCCACATCATCACGCTCCTCGGCGAGCGCCTCGAAGCGTCGCACATCGCGGCGGTCACCGAGGTGCTCGCGGCGCACGGCCTCAATATCGACATCATCCACCGCCTCTCGGGCCGTATCCCCCTTGAAGTGCAGGCCGAAACGCCCTATGCCTGCGTCGAAATGTCCGTACGCGGTATCGCCGACGACGCCGACGCGCTCCGCGCACGATTCCTCGAGCTTTCTCACGATACGGGCATCGACATTGCCTTCCAGGCCGACGACCTCTACCGTCGCCATCGCCGTCTGGTGGCCTTCGATATGGACTCGACCTTGATTCAGACGGAGGTTATCGACGAGCTCGCCCGGGCGGCCGGCGTGGGGGAGGAGGTCTCCGCGATCACCGAGTCGGCCATGCGCGGCGAGATGGACTTCAAGGAAAGCCTGCGCAAGCGACTGGCGCTGCTCAAGGGGCTGGACGTTTCCGTCATGGCGGAGATCGCCGAGCGCCTGCCCCTCTCCGACGGCGCGGAACGCCTCCTGAAGATGCTCAACCAACTCGGCTACAAGACCGCCATTATCTCCGGCGGCTTCACCTACTTCGGTGAGTACCTCCAGAAGAAACTTGGCGTGGACTATGTCTTCGCGAATGAACTGGAAATCGTGGACGGCAAACTCACCGGCGGCGTCGTCGGTGCGATTGTGGATGGCGAGAAGAAAGCCGAGTGCCTTCAGGCGCTCGCCGCCCGGGAGGGTATCAGTCTCCGGCAGGTGGTTGCCGTGGGCGACGGGGCGAATGACCTGCCCATGCTGCGCCTTGCCGGTCTGGGCATCGCATTCCGGGCTAAGCCGTTGGTGGTCCAGAGCGCGAAACACGCCCTGAGCACGGTGGGGCTCGACGGAATTCTCTACCTGATTGGCGTGCGCGATCGAGAAGCCACGACTATGGACAACTGA
- a CDS encoding L,D-transpeptidase family protein encodes MQHMSGRKTVGDHQAEFGDAARARMRPAFEAAGVAYPPNAVVLVAYKDVHTLTLHGADASGVQRVIATYPVLGLSGELGPKLREGDRQVPEGVYRIEGVNPNSNYHVSLRLNYPNNFDLQKAAADGRRDAGSDIYIHGGTASVGCLAMGDTAIEELFILALDCGIEKFRVIIAPCDLRLNQPQVAGAPAWLPELYRQLQAAMKGL; translated from the coding sequence GTGCAACATATGTCGGGTAGAAAGACCGTCGGCGATCACCAGGCGGAGTTTGGCGATGCAGCGCGGGCGCGGATGAGACCCGCCTTCGAAGCGGCGGGTGTTGCGTATCCGCCAAACGCCGTGGTGCTGGTGGCCTATAAAGACGTCCATACGCTCACCCTTCACGGCGCCGATGCGTCCGGCGTGCAGCGGGTTATCGCCACCTATCCGGTGCTGGGGCTGAGCGGCGAATTGGGGCCCAAGTTGCGCGAGGGGGACCGCCAGGTGCCCGAGGGTGTCTATCGGATCGAGGGCGTCAACCCCAACAGCAACTACCACGTATCCCTGCGCCTGAACTACCCCAACAACTTCGACCTCCAGAAAGCCGCCGCCGATGGACGACGGGACGCGGGCAGCGACATCTACATTCACGGCGGAACGGCGTCCGTCGGGTGCCTGGCGATGGGGGACACCGCCATTGAAGAGTTATTCATCCTCGCGCTGGATTGTGGCATAGAAAAGTTTCGCGTGATAATCGCCCCATGCGATCTCCGCCTCAACCAGCCGCAAGTGGCGGGCGCTCCCGCATGGCTTCCGGAATTGTACAGGCAGCTCCAGGCCGCCATGAAAGGGCTCTAA
- a CDS encoding biotin--[acetyl-CoA-carboxylase] ligase, which translates to MFSSTIQFLPVEWHDSLPSTNTYLIERAKNDPQTPHGAVVAARAQTAGRGRQQRSWIAAPNENITVSFLWNAPVAQEYVPSMAQAISVGICAALEAHAAPTIKWPNDVLVGAKKIAGILCERVVVDGKTVIVAGIGLNVNMGREGAEAIEQPATSMALETGSAFDTEAVLQRLLDALVGPLNAWAGQGFAGIRDAYLRRSAAVGTPLRVRDGEKHTAGIFLGYSEQGALVLRLDNGEERVFYSGDVSGL; encoded by the coding sequence ATTTTTTCATCCACCATTCAGTTCCTGCCGGTCGAGTGGCACGATTCACTGCCTTCGACGAATACGTATCTAATTGAACGCGCAAAAAACGACCCGCAGACGCCCCACGGCGCCGTGGTCGCCGCGCGGGCCCAGACGGCGGGACGGGGACGGCAGCAGCGAAGCTGGATTGCCGCGCCAAACGAGAACATCACCGTGTCGTTCTTGTGGAACGCGCCGGTTGCCCAGGAATATGTGCCCTCCATGGCCCAGGCGATTTCGGTGGGCATCTGCGCGGCGCTGGAAGCCCATGCAGCACCCACCATCAAGTGGCCCAACGATGTGCTGGTCGGCGCTAAGAAGATCGCGGGCATTTTGTGCGAACGCGTGGTGGTCGACGGAAAAACCGTCATTGTCGCGGGAATAGGGCTGAACGTCAATATGGGCCGGGAAGGGGCGGAAGCCATCGAGCAGCCGGCCACCTCGATGGCACTGGAGACCGGGTCTGCGTTTGACACCGAGGCGGTGTTGCAGCGGCTGCTCGATGCACTCGTCGGGCCCCTGAACGCCTGGGCGGGCCAGGGATTTGCCGGTATTCGCGACGCCTACCTGCGGCGCAGCGCGGCGGTGGGAACGCCCTTGCGTGTTCGCGACGGAGAGAAGCACACGGCGGGAATTTTCCTGGGCTATTCGGAGCAGGGAGCCCTTGTGCTTCGACTGGACAACGGGGAGGAGCGTGTCTTCTATTCGGGCGATGTTTCGGGCTTATGA
- a CDS encoding DUF1569 domain-containing protein, translating to MKTFDRPFSEALLSRLESLRDDAEPRWGSLTRGQLIAHLANALRYTMGEGPELPFKGSLMSRTVIKFLILNGIKEIPQNIRLPRPKEIPKEQWFQEGAMETLREAVDAYFAAETAGKLVTRIHPFFGPLSPEEWRKLHYRHFVHHLKQFGIDGGL from the coding sequence ATGAAGACTTTTGATCGCCCATTCTCCGAGGCGCTGTTGTCTCGTCTTGAATCGCTGCGGGACGATGCCGAACCCCGATGGGGCAGCCTGACACGCGGTCAGCTTATCGCCCACCTCGCCAATGCACTGCGCTACACGATGGGCGAAGGCCCGGAGTTGCCCTTCAAGGGAAGCCTGATGTCCCGGACAGTTATCAAGTTCCTCATATTGAACGGTATCAAGGAGATTCCCCAGAATATCCGCCTGCCACGCCCCAAAGAGATTCCGAAGGAGCAGTGGTTTCAGGAAGGGGCGATGGAGACCCTGCGGGAGGCAGTCGACGCCTATTTCGCCGCCGAAACTGCGGGCAAACTGGTCACCCGGATTCATCCATTCTTCGGTCCGCTTAGCCCGGAGGAATGGCGCAAGCTTCACTACCGGCATTTCGTCCACCACCTGAAGCAATTTGGTATCGATGGAGGCCTGTAG
- the dusB gene encoding tRNA dihydrouridine synthase DusB: MKIGPIDIDKPLCLAPMEDVSDVPFRRICKEQGADLVFTEFANCEAIIRNVKSTMEKMEVHEGERPVAIQLYGSGEESLEQAAAIAQAAGPDWIDINCGCWVKKIAMRGDGAGLLRDLKKFQAVVESVMRGTDLPVTVKTRLGWDENSFVILEVAQMLEAVGVQALTVHCRTRKQGYTGSADWAWLPRIKEASKIQLIANGDIATPEDAKACFDLGVDGVMIGRGAIHSPWIFRYMRHYLNTGQHLPEPTLEERITMCIRHLKDSVDYRGARGVPAFRRHYAGYLKNVPNIANLRKDLMGLMEVEPIVDRLNRFLDEHNADTDRAA, encoded by the coding sequence ATGAAAATCGGTCCCATCGACATCGACAAGCCCCTTTGCCTCGCGCCCATGGAGGACGTCTCCGACGTGCCCTTCCGCCGAATCTGCAAGGAACAGGGCGCGGACCTTGTTTTTACCGAGTTCGCCAATTGCGAAGCGATTATTCGCAATGTGAAGTCGACCATGGAGAAAATGGAAGTGCATGAGGGCGAGCGCCCCGTAGCGATCCAGCTCTATGGCAGCGGGGAAGAGTCCCTGGAGCAGGCGGCGGCCATCGCCCAGGCGGCCGGTCCCGACTGGATCGATATCAACTGCGGTTGCTGGGTGAAGAAGATCGCCATGCGCGGCGACGGCGCGGGACTCCTGCGTGACCTGAAGAAGTTTCAGGCCGTCGTCGAATCCGTCATGCGCGGCACCGATCTGCCCGTCACCGTTAAGACCCGCCTCGGCTGGGACGAGAACAGCTTCGTCATTCTCGAAGTCGCCCAGATGCTCGAAGCCGTCGGGGTGCAGGCCCTTACCGTGCACTGCCGTACCCGGAAGCAGGGCTATACCGGCAGCGCCGACTGGGCCTGGCTCCCGCGCATCAAGGAAGCGAGCAAGATTCAGCTTATCGCGAACGGAGACATCGCCACGCCCGAAGATGCGAAGGCCTGCTTCGACCTCGGAGTCGATGGCGTGATGATTGGCCGCGGCGCCATCCACAGCCCCTGGATCTTTCGCTACATGCGCCACTATCTCAATACTGGTCAACACTTGCCCGAGCCCACGCTGGAGGAACGCATCACCATGTGCATCCGCCACCTGAAAGATTCCGTGGACTATCGCGGCGCGCGGGGTGTGCCGGCCTTCCGCCGCCACTATGCCGGTTACCTCAAGAACGTGCCCAATATCGCCAACCTCCGCAAGGACCTAATGGGACTGATGGAAGTAGAGCCCATCGTGGATCGACTCAATCGCTTTCTTGATGAGCACAACGCCGATACCGATCGGGCCGCGTGA